The Armigeres subalbatus isolate Guangzhou_Male unplaced genomic scaffold, GZ_Asu_2 Contig88, whole genome shotgun sequence genome has a segment encoding these proteins:
- the LOC134204768 gene encoding uncharacterized protein K02A2.6-like: MRGHFETVCRKDKKRVPSYQKDLKTSKKVRLVESTETKSELHTEATDSDKTYYAFYSGNKSNIITCCVGGVNQDMLVDSGADCNLITPEVWNKLKNAGVKIHSSVKGCARKLKAYGNERLLDVTGTFVADICVGRRSVKAEFFVVNGRQQCLLGDETSKQLGILKVGVDVNQVTKVMKPFSKISGIQVQIFTDPEVKPVFQPLRRIPIPLEAAVKTKLEQLLSRDIIEVKIGPTSWVSPLVVVGKTNGDVRLCLDLRRVNEAVLRERHPMPVEDEYLARLGRKMIRSKLDIREAFLQVELETESRDVTTFITSLGLFRFKRLPFGLVTAPEAFQRIMDEILTGCEGTYWYLDDVIIEGATVEEHDSRLNEVA, translated from the coding sequence ATGCGAGGTCATTTTGAGACAGTGTGTCGAAAAGACAAGAAACGTGTTCCGTCTTATCAAAAGGATCTCAAAACATCGAAGAAAGTGCGGCTTGTTGAATCTACTGAAACGAAATCTGAATTGCATACCGAAGCAACTGATTCGGATAAAACATATTACGCTTTTTACTCCGGAAATAAGTCGAATATTATCACGTGTTGCGTTGGTGGTGTGAACCAGGATATGCTAGTGGATTCAGGAGCCGATTGTAATTTGATTACACCAGAAGTTTGGAATAAGTTGAAAAACGCTGGCGTCAAGATTCATTCGTCCGTGAAGGGATGTGCTCGAAAACTCAAGGCATACGGAAACGAGAGATTGTTGGATGTAACAGGAACATTTGTTGCTGATATTTGCGTAGGTCGTAGAAGTGTTAAGGCTGAATTTTTCGTTGTGAATGGTAGAcaacaatgtttgttgggagacGAGACATCGAAGCAGTTGGGTATATTGAAAGTTGGAGTAGACGTCAATCAGGTCACAAAGGTCATGAAAccattttcgaaaatatctggAATACAAGTACAAATTTTCACTGATCCCGAAGTCAAACCCGTGTTTCAACCGTTGAGGAGAATTCCAATACCGTTAGAAGCTGCTGTGAAAACAAAACTTGAACAGTTACTATCGAGGGACATTATAGAAGTCAAGATTGGACCAACGAGCTGGGTATCACCATTAGTAGTCGTGGGAAAAACGAATGGTGATGTTAGACTTTGTTTGGATTTGCGTCGAGTTAATGAAGCGGTATTAAGGGAACGCCATCCGATGCCTGTAGAAGATGAGTATTTGGCACGTTTAGGTCGAAAAATGATACGAAGTAAATTAGATATTAGAGAAGCATTTTTGCAAGTGGAGCTTGAAACGGAATCAAGAGATGTAACAACTTTCATAACAAGTCTTGGTCTGTTCAGATTCAAACGACTGCCATTTGGGTTGGTAACTGCTCCAGAAGCATTCCAACGTATTATGGATGAAATACTTACTGGCTGTGAAGGCACCTATTGGTATTTAGACGATGTTATCATTGAAGGTGCGACTGTAGAAGAGCATGATAGTCGTTTGAATGAGGTAGCCTAA